In one Cloacibacillus porcorum genomic region, the following are encoded:
- a CDS encoding FadR/GntR family transcriptional regulator yields MKIGIPLEKKDSKKKIVQEKLRELVSSGSFNEGDKLPSERELAQMLDVSRNVLREAVISMVTEGSLEVRERQGIFIKSLDNFGMLDSLKSLQMLPADFVSYQLEVRLIIEVPAARIAAMRRTENDIRKLRECYENFVSCPYITPEEQAQNGKWEALLHHLVTESAHNPILSRLNESINSLVERNNILVHPDMLMEKGWIELIKSRHGAIIKAIEENNADDAGETLKMHLLETAEVMRRKHPELITDIPYPYWNLKN; encoded by the coding sequence ATGAAAATCGGCATACCTCTTGAAAAAAAGGATAGCAAGAAAAAAATAGTCCAGGAAAAACTGCGGGAGCTGGTATCATCGGGATCTTTCAACGAGGGGGACAAGCTGCCCTCCGAACGGGAACTGGCGCAGATGCTCGATGTCAGCAGGAACGTCCTGCGTGAGGCCGTAATTTCAATGGTGACCGAGGGTTCGCTTGAGGTACGCGAACGACAGGGTATCTTTATAAAGAGCCTAGATAACTTTGGGATGCTCGACTCTCTGAAAAGTTTGCAGATGCTGCCTGCTGATTTCGTCTCATACCAGCTTGAGGTGCGTCTCATCATCGAAGTGCCGGCGGCAAGAATCGCCGCGATGCGCCGAACGGAAAACGACATCAGAAAATTACGCGAGTGTTATGAAAATTTTGTCTCCTGCCCCTATATAACACCGGAGGAACAGGCGCAGAACGGGAAATGGGAGGCGCTGCTGCACCATCTGGTGACAGAATCCGCGCACAACCCGATCCTTTCAAGATTAAATGAAAGCATCAACAGCCTTGTTGAACGCAATAACATCCTCGTCCATCCGGATATGCTGATGGAAAAGGGCTGGATCGAGCTCATCAAATCACGCCATGGGGCAATTATTAAAGCTATTGAAGAAAACAACGCCGACGATGCCGGCGAAACATTAAAGATGCATCTGCTTGAAACCGCTGAGGTGATGCGCAGGAAACATCCTGAATTGATTACAGACATCCCCTACCCGTATTGGAACCTGAAAAACTAA
- a CDS encoding peptide ABC transporter substrate-binding protein — MLTKKRFKLVAAIVLVFTAFFSQAAVAYAAPKVLVFNHGKEIKAWDPSIDDSGGSFVIGNIFEGLMKDTKDGKLAPGQAEKYTISPDGLTYTFYLKPNITWSDGKPVTAKDFEYAWLRLLDPKAGSEYSYMGTSYIKNAKAFFDGKAKASEVGVKALDDKTFQVVLESKVPYFLNLTTFFSFMPVRKDIVEKYGDGWEKNPKTCISNGPFVLESYKIGDNLTIAKNPKYYDSKNVKIDKVKMVFVSDQTTALNAFNAGDIHVNPEIPPAEIPRLIAEEPNLVFTPRMQTAYIIFNVDKPPFNDVRVRKAFALALNRKAICESALKGGETPATGIVPPVLSLSTGESFRTLGKNGKPTTEYGIDPNAARVEEAQKLLAEAGYPNGKGFPKVTYTYVTRESLKKMSEAIQEMLKNNLNVKVELDNMEWQVLVDKRKRGDFIISGGNWTGDYADPMTFFDAYATDSSWNECQWRWKKSKVAPNDTVLNPEHKAFEQEILMAQKTSGTTRDEHLKNAEKILMDATPVSPLYYGNFCYLVNQDKVRDVWMNKVGEYKFWDAEMVQ; from the coding sequence ATGTTGACAAAAAAAAGATTCAAATTGGTAGCAGCCATCGTACTTGTATTCACAGCTTTCTTCTCACAGGCGGCCGTCGCGTACGCGGCGCCGAAGGTGTTGGTATTCAACCACGGCAAGGAGATCAAAGCTTGGGACCCCTCGATCGATGATTCTGGAGGAAGTTTCGTCATAGGCAACATCTTCGAGGGCCTGATGAAAGATACAAAAGACGGCAAGCTGGCCCCCGGACAGGCGGAGAAATATACGATATCGCCGGACGGACTTACCTATACCTTTTATCTGAAGCCGAATATTACATGGTCTGACGGGAAACCCGTCACCGCTAAAGACTTTGAGTACGCGTGGCTGAGACTCCTTGACCCCAAAGCCGGTTCAGAGTATTCGTATATGGGTACCTCATATATAAAAAACGCGAAGGCATTCTTTGACGGAAAGGCAAAGGCAAGCGAGGTCGGCGTCAAGGCCCTGGATGATAAGACATTCCAGGTCGTCCTGGAATCGAAGGTGCCCTATTTCCTCAACCTTACGACATTCTTCTCCTTCATGCCCGTAAGAAAGGACATCGTGGAAAAATACGGCGACGGGTGGGAAAAGAACCCCAAGACCTGTATCTCTAACGGACCGTTCGTTCTGGAATCCTATAAAATCGGCGACAACCTCACGATTGCCAAAAATCCCAAGTATTATGACAGCAAGAACGTGAAGATCGATAAGGTAAAAATGGTATTCGTCTCCGACCAAACAACCGCACTTAACGCGTTCAACGCGGGAGATATCCATGTAAATCCGGAAATACCGCCGGCAGAGATTCCAAGACTCATCGCCGAAGAACCTAATCTGGTATTCACACCGAGAATGCAGACCGCATACATCATCTTCAACGTCGACAAACCTCCATTCAACGATGTGCGTGTCAGAAAAGCCTTCGCGCTCGCGCTCAACAGAAAGGCGATCTGCGAATCCGCTCTCAAAGGCGGAGAGACTCCTGCGACAGGCATCGTCCCGCCAGTACTTTCACTCTCGACAGGCGAAAGCTTCAGGACTCTTGGCAAAAACGGCAAGCCGACCACAGAGTACGGTATCGACCCAAATGCCGCGCGCGTGGAAGAGGCGCAAAAATTATTGGCAGAGGCCGGATATCCCAATGGAAAGGGCTTCCCGAAGGTAACATATACCTACGTAACGAGAGAATCTCTTAAAAAGATGTCCGAGGCTATCCAGGAGATGCTGAAAAACAACCTTAACGTTAAAGTTGAGCTTGACAATATGGAATGGCAGGTGCTCGTCGACAAGAGAAAAAGAGGGGATTTCATAATCAGCGGCGGCAACTGGACCGGTGATTATGCTGACCCAATGACATTCTTCGACGCCTACGCGACGGACAGCAGCTGGAATGAATGCCAGTGGAGATGGAAAAAGTCAAAAGTGGCCCCCAACGACACAGTCCTCAATCCGGAACATAAGGCCTTTGAACAGGAAATCTTGATGGCGCAGAAAACATCAGGTACCACACGTGACGAACATCTCAAGAACGCGGAAAAGATACTCATGGACGCGACCCCCGTATCGCCGCTCTATTATGGCAACTTCTGCTACCTCGTCAATCAGGACAAGGTACGCGACGTATGGATGAACAAGGTCGGGGAATATAAATTCTGGGACGCGGAAATGGTACAGTAA
- a CDS encoding ABC transporter ATP-binding protein, producing the protein MNDNILLDVRNLKKYFYKDEGLISKKVQEIKAVDNVSFYIRKGETLGLVGESGCGKTTVGRTVMRLYEPTAGEIYYDGIDVAKLSPKSFMPYRKKIQMIFQDPYASLNPRMTVADIIGEPLDIHRLASGKERQERIFELLKRVGLRKNHANRYPHEFSGGQRQRIGIARALSVMPELIICDEPISALDVSVQAQIVNMMEDLQREIGLTYLFIAHDLSMVRHISNRVGVMYLGSLMEVTTADELYNNPQHPYTIALLSSIPIPNPRAEKKNIILEGDVPSPLNPPSGCRFRTRCRYAKKVCSEVTPELRNLGSEHYAACHLL; encoded by the coding sequence TTGAACGATAATATCCTTCTTGACGTTAGAAACCTAAAAAAATATTTCTATAAAGACGAAGGGCTGATCTCAAAAAAGGTACAAGAGATAAAAGCCGTCGACAACGTCAGTTTTTACATCCGAAAGGGAGAGACGCTGGGGCTTGTCGGAGAATCCGGCTGCGGAAAGACCACCGTTGGCAGAACCGTCATGCGCCTCTACGAACCGACGGCGGGCGAAATATACTATGACGGTATTGACGTCGCCAAGCTCTCACCCAAATCATTTATGCCCTACCGTAAGAAGATCCAGATGATATTCCAAGACCCCTACGCCTCGCTCAACCCCAGAATGACCGTCGCCGACATCATTGGCGAGCCGCTTGACATCCATAGGCTCGCCTCAGGCAAAGAACGTCAGGAAAGGATATTTGAGCTGCTAAAAAGGGTCGGCCTGCGTAAGAACCACGCCAACAGATATCCGCATGAATTTTCTGGCGGACAGCGGCAGCGGATAGGGATCGCCAGAGCGTTATCGGTCATGCCGGAACTCATAATATGCGACGAACCGATATCGGCGCTCGATGTTTCCGTGCAGGCACAGATCGTGAATATGATGGAAGATCTGCAGCGGGAGATCGGCCTCACCTATCTTTTCATCGCGCACGACCTCTCCATGGTACGGCATATCTCAAACCGTGTTGGTGTAATGTACCTTGGAAGCCTCATGGAGGTGACTACCGCTGACGAGCTATACAACAATCCGCAGCACCCATACACCATAGCTCTGCTCTCCTCGATCCCCATTCCCAATCCTCGGGCGGAGAAAAAAAATATCATCCTTGAGGGCGACGTGCCAAGTCCGCTCAATCCGCCGTCAGGATGCCGGTTTCGTACACGATGCCGCTACGCCAAAAAAGTTTGCTCCGAGGTGACTCCAGAATTAAGAAACCTCGGCTCGGAACACTATGCAGCCTGCCACCTCCTTTAA
- a CDS encoding ABC transporter permease — protein MTHIDEQLDLNNAALWKETEHDFTKSEDIKRRSLTFYQDVWRRFRENKTAIFSLVFIVLLTATALFLPYFWRYTYSDQNLEYSNVPCRLELYEIDGTGASFYITNDYNVLQVARDGTLGKMAENTGDNLMTRQKNFVLDGKDIKVDYSQYFAAKKKLYSLRRAAERGEKVDLPAEEHKFENMKRYIVTVDGKEVQPSLRVWNKSHIFGNDALGRDIFIRIVYGARISLAVGFATALVCFIIGVLFGGVSGYCGGKVDDAMMRVVDIINTIPTLLYVILLRVLFDSGGLFTIILTIGLTYWVSMARLVRGEVLSLKKQEFVLAAKSLGAPTRYILLRHLLPNIMGPIMVTITMMIPNAIFTEAFLSFVGLGVSAPIASWGTLCNDALEGLYTYPQQLLFPAAAISLTILTFNLLGDGLRDALDPKLRK, from the coding sequence ATGACACATATAGACGAACAGCTCGATCTTAACAACGCAGCGCTGTGGAAAGAAACTGAGCATGACTTTACAAAATCAGAGGATATCAAGCGCAGAAGCCTTACATTCTACCAGGATGTCTGGAGGAGGTTCCGGGAGAATAAGACGGCGATATTCTCTCTCGTCTTTATTGTGCTCTTGACGGCCACGGCGCTATTCCTGCCATATTTTTGGAGGTATACCTATTCAGACCAGAACCTGGAATACTCTAACGTTCCCTGCAGGCTTGAACTCTATGAGATAGACGGGACAGGCGCCTCGTTTTATATCACGAACGATTACAACGTCCTTCAGGTGGCGCGTGACGGTACGCTTGGAAAGATGGCGGAAAACACCGGCGACAATCTTATGACGCGTCAGAAAAACTTCGTGCTCGACGGCAAGGATATAAAGGTGGATTACAGCCAATACTTTGCCGCAAAGAAAAAACTCTATTCGTTGAGAAGAGCCGCAGAGCGCGGAGAAAAGGTCGATTTGCCCGCGGAGGAACACAAATTTGAAAACATGAAGAGATATATCGTCACTGTGGACGGTAAAGAGGTACAGCCCTCACTCCGTGTTTGGAATAAGAGCCATATCTTTGGCAATGACGCGCTCGGCAGAGACATTTTTATCAGGATAGTCTACGGCGCGCGCATATCGCTCGCAGTCGGCTTTGCAACGGCTCTCGTATGCTTCATTATAGGCGTCTTGTTTGGCGGCGTCTCCGGCTATTGCGGCGGAAAGGTAGACGACGCGATGATGAGAGTCGTCGATATAATAAATACGATACCGACGCTGCTCTACGTCATACTGCTTCGCGTCCTCTTCGACAGCGGCGGTCTCTTCACAATAATTCTGACAATAGGACTTACCTACTGGGTAAGCATGGCAAGGCTGGTACGCGGAGAGGTGCTTTCTCTGAAGAAGCAGGAGTTCGTCCTCGCGGCCAAATCACTGGGCGCGCCAACCAGGTATATACTTCTGCGCCATCTGCTTCCAAACATAATGGGACCGATCATGGTTACCATAACCATGATGATCCCCAACGCGATTTTTACCGAGGCTTTTCTGAGTTTTGTCGGACTCGGCGTCTCCGCTCCCATCGCCTCATGGGGAACGCTTTGCAATGACGCTCTTGAAGGACTGTACACCTATCCGCAGCAGCTGCTATTCCCCGCGGCGGCAATCTCTCTTACGATACTCACATTTAATCTGCTTGGCGACGGACTGAGAGACGCGCTTGACCCCAAGCTGAGAAAGTAG
- a CDS encoding DMT family transporter, with protein MMDHRGRSLLEIHIAVLLFGLTGLFGKSVDIPARYIVLGRVFFASLSMGIYFLIKRKDIRLTCGADYTAISLLGALLAFHWTAFYTSVQVSAVAIALLTFSAYPIFVTFLEPLMFRERLKKIDVLFAFVMFMGVLLIVPEFNIKNNLTIGLLWGMAGSVSFAVMSLLNRRFASSYEGSVIAFYEQGIAALVLLPMLLFYRPAVSAKDWGLLILLGVLFTGVAHSLFIGGMKHVRAQTAGIIASLESVYGIISAALILGEIPSLRELVGGAVILGTAAYSTLKSSKEG; from the coding sequence ATGATGGATCATCGCGGCAGGAGCCTTCTCGAGATACATATAGCGGTCCTTCTTTTTGGTCTGACAGGCCTCTTCGGTAAATCCGTGGATATTCCGGCGAGGTATATCGTACTGGGGCGCGTCTTTTTTGCCTCGTTGTCTATGGGTATCTATTTTCTCATTAAACGAAAGGACATCCGTTTAACATGCGGGGCAGATTATACCGCCATCTCCCTCCTTGGCGCGCTGCTGGCCTTTCACTGGACGGCCTTTTATACTTCGGTGCAGGTGTCGGCGGTGGCGATCGCGCTGCTCACATTTTCCGCCTATCCGATATTCGTCACCTTTCTTGAGCCGCTGATGTTCCGCGAGAGGCTGAAGAAGATAGATGTGCTCTTCGCCTTTGTGATGTTCATGGGGGTGCTCCTCATCGTGCCCGAGTTCAACATAAAAAACAATCTGACTATCGGTCTGTTGTGGGGGATGGCCGGCAGCGTCAGTTTTGCGGTGATGTCTCTGCTGAACCGCCGTTTTGCCTCCAGTTACGAGGGCAGCGTGATCGCCTTTTACGAACAGGGAATCGCGGCGCTGGTGCTGCTGCCGATGCTTCTATTTTACCGTCCGGCGGTCTCCGCGAAGGACTGGGGACTTCTCATACTGCTTGGCGTTCTGTTTACGGGCGTCGCCCATTCACTCTTTATCGGCGGTATGAAGCACGTGCGCGCGCAGACTGCAGGGATAATCGCGAGCCTTGAATCGGTCTACGGCATAATCTCCGCGGCGCTGATCCTTGGCGAGATCCCCTCGCTGCGCGAGCTTGTCGGCGGCGCAGTCATCCTCGGGACGGCGGCCTATTCCACTTTGAAGTCGTCAAAAGAGGGCTAG
- a CDS encoding ABC transporter ATP-binding protein, whose protein sequence is MAENKNILEIRNLHTSFFTHLGEVKAIRGIDIHIESGETLGIVGESGSGKSVTSLSIMRLLLHPGRVVDGEILFKGEDLLKKTEHEMTKIRGNNIAMIFQDPMTSLNPVLRVGFQIEEALLQHQRLSKKEAAEKAVEMLEMVGIPDAKRRAACYPHEFSGGMRQRAMIAMALSCRPELLIADEPTTALDVTIQAQIIRLIKELGQNTGTSTILITHDLGVVADICTRIDVMYAGLVMEEGKTDDVFFNPAHPYTMGLLRSIPNVATGARHRLIPIPGTPPDLLNPPQGCPFSPRCSFSMNICTSHRPGYYQVGEGHKAACWLLDKHAPCCDRYNAMKGGISSVER, encoded by the coding sequence ATGGCTGAAAATAAAAACATACTTGAAATACGCAATCTGCATACCTCTTTCTTTACTCATCTCGGCGAGGTAAAGGCGATAAGGGGCATCGACATTCATATAGAGAGCGGGGAGACTCTAGGTATCGTCGGAGAGTCAGGCAGCGGCAAAAGCGTCACCTCTCTTTCCATAATGCGTCTGCTGCTTCACCCTGGAAGGGTCGTAGACGGAGAGATTCTCTTTAAAGGAGAAGATCTTCTGAAAAAAACAGAGCATGAGATGACAAAGATACGCGGAAATAATATTGCGATGATCTTTCAAGACCCCATGACCTCGTTGAATCCGGTGCTGCGGGTCGGCTTTCAGATCGAAGAGGCCCTGCTGCAGCACCAGCGCCTCTCAAAAAAGGAGGCAGCGGAAAAGGCCGTCGAAATGCTGGAGATGGTCGGCATACCTGATGCCAAAAGGCGTGCCGCCTGCTATCCGCATGAGTTTTCAGGCGGGATGCGGCAGCGGGCAATGATAGCGATGGCGCTCTCCTGCCGTCCGGAGCTTCTTATCGCCGACGAACCGACGACGGCGCTTGACGTGACGATACAGGCACAGATCATCCGGCTCATAAAAGAGCTTGGACAAAATACCGGGACCTCTACCATCCTGATCACACACGACCTCGGCGTAGTGGCGGATATCTGCACCCGAATAGACGTCATGTACGCGGGATTAGTCATGGAGGAGGGGAAAACCGACGACGTATTTTTTAACCCTGCGCATCCATATACGATGGGACTGCTGAGGTCGATACCTAATGTGGCCACCGGCGCGCGCCACAGACTCATTCCAATACCGGGGACGCCGCCGGACCTCCTGAATCCGCCTCAAGGCTGCCCATTCTCACCCAGATGCAGTTTTTCCATGAATATATGCACCAGCCACCGCCCTGGATACTATCAAGTTGGAGAGGGACACAAAGCGGCCTGCTGGCTGCTTGACAAACATGCGCCGTGCTGTGACCGCTATAACGCTATGAAAGGAGGCATCAGTTCAGTTGAACGATAA
- a CDS encoding ABC transporter permease, producing the protein MLKYTLKRIVSAALTIWFVITITFLIMHNLPGSPFTSARGLPDETRAALEAKYGLDKPLGVQYLTYLFNFVKGDFGVSYHKRGVTTRAIIESGFPYSAKIGLLAVAFILGFGIFFGVYAALRHNRLSDRVSMLLATLGTTIPSFVVATLYLYVFNKKLGIVPSYGAESFRDYIGPAFAIGAFSIAFITRLTRTSMLEVLQQDYIRTAKAKGLPSFVVMTRHALRNALIPVATYMGPCVASIVTGSFVVEKVFGIPGIGCLFTTSILNRDYSLILGVTVFYGVLLVLMVLLVDILYVLIDPRIKFD; encoded by the coding sequence ATGCTGAAATATACTCTAAAGCGCATTGTATCCGCAGCTCTTACCATTTGGTTCGTTATTACGATTACATTTTTGATAATGCATAATCTGCCAGGAAGTCCGTTTACCAGCGCACGCGGACTGCCGGATGAGACACGGGCGGCGCTTGAGGCGAAGTACGGACTTGACAAGCCCTTGGGAGTTCAGTATCTCACATATTTGTTCAACTTCGTCAAGGGAGATTTCGGCGTCTCTTATCATAAAAGAGGAGTAACTACCCGCGCCATCATTGAGAGTGGCTTTCCCTACTCAGCAAAGATCGGGCTGCTTGCCGTCGCCTTCATACTCGGCTTTGGTATATTTTTCGGAGTCTACGCGGCGCTCAGACATAACAGACTATCGGACAGAGTCTCAATGCTGCTCGCCACGTTGGGGACGACAATACCCAGTTTTGTCGTTGCGACACTGTATCTTTATGTCTTCAATAAAAAGCTGGGCATCGTACCATCTTACGGAGCAGAGAGCTTCAGAGATTACATTGGTCCGGCTTTTGCGATAGGGGCGTTTTCAATCGCCTTCATAACCCGCCTCACACGAACCTCGATGCTTGAAGTACTCCAGCAGGATTATATCCGCACCGCTAAGGCGAAGGGACTTCCGAGCTTTGTCGTAATGACACGTCATGCGCTGCGCAACGCGCTGATTCCGGTAGCAACTTATATGGGGCCCTGCGTAGCAAGCATCGTCACCGGCTCGTTCGTCGTCGAAAAGGTCTTTGGCATACCCGGTATAGGCTGTCTGTTCACGACAAGTATCCTTAACCGCGACTATTCTCTGATACTTGGAGTAACGGTATTTTACGGCGTACTCCTCGTTCTGATGGTTCTATTGGTCGATATCCTTTACGTTCTTATCGACCCCAGAATCAAATTCGACTGA
- a CDS encoding saccharopine dehydrogenase family protein — MATKKKALQIGAGMVGRCIVHDMISDFDFVVLDMSEENLAETKRLYPSVETVKGSATDKDLIAKLSADCDIITAAMPGTVGYLVTQIAMELGKKISNVSSMHGRSDEPYDKIGQETGGLGISMIGFEPGMSNFFGGRGYYKLDKCEEMYVYVGGGLPVNPRPPFNYFTTWSISDNLNQFNQPTTVVRGGKEMVIPALSEVMHFEIEEFKNLECFTSNGLGGLFRSFKDVPEMAAYTVRWPGLAAQMRLLNDLDLFDKEERMLGKVKQVPRDILIDIFSKKYQRQPGEVDMSVLKIVVKGIKGDDRVTYTWEIAQKEIPETGYTSMAWTTACTCGIFARAMVDGKLTGKGMLAAEKLAKDDDFYNWVMAEQAKRGIFYKEKVEVEKNVKLWEK; from the coding sequence ATGGCAACAAAGAAAAAAGCTCTACAGATCGGCGCGGGTATGGTGGGCCGCTGCATAGTTCACGACATGATCAGCGATTTTGATTTTGTCGTGCTGGATATGAGCGAGGAAAACCTTGCCGAGACCAAGCGCCTCTATCCGAGCGTCGAGACCGTCAAAGGCTCCGCTACCGATAAGGACTTGATCGCAAAGCTTTCCGCTGACTGTGACATCATCACAGCGGCAATGCCCGGAACTGTAGGCTATCTGGTAACTCAGATCGCGATGGAGCTCGGCAAAAAGATATCCAATGTCTCCAGCATGCACGGCCGTTCCGACGAACCCTATGACAAGATCGGTCAGGAGACCGGCGGACTCGGCATCTCGATGATCGGTTTTGAGCCGGGCATGAGCAACTTCTTCGGCGGCCGCGGCTACTACAAACTCGACAAATGCGAAGAGATGTACGTCTACGTCGGCGGCGGCCTCCCCGTAAATCCCCGTCCCCCCTTCAACTATTTCACTACCTGGTCAATCTCTGACAACCTCAACCAGTTCAACCAGCCAACAACGGTCGTCCGCGGCGGTAAAGAGATGGTCATCCCCGCTCTCAGCGAGGTGATGCACTTTGAGATAGAGGAATTCAAAAATCTTGAATGCTTCACGAGCAACGGACTCGGCGGACTCTTCCGCAGCTTCAAAGACGTGCCGGAGATGGCGGCCTACACCGTCCGCTGGCCCGGCCTCGCGGCGCAGATGCGCCTGCTCAACGACCTTGACCTCTTCGATAAGGAAGAGAGAATGCTCGGTAAGGTCAAGCAGGTTCCGCGCGACATCCTCATCGACATCTTCTCGAAGAAATATCAGAGACAGCCCGGTGAGGTCGACATGTCCGTTCTGAAGATCGTTGTCAAGGGAATCAAGGGCGATGACCGCGTGACATACACCTGGGAGATCGCTCAGAAGGAGATCCCCGAGACGGGCTACACCTCGATGGCCTGGACCACCGCCTGCACCTGCGGCATCTTCGCCCGCGCGATGGTCGACGGAAAACTCACCGGCAAGGGAATGCTCGCCGCGGAAAAGTTAGCTAAGGACGACGACTTCTATAACTGGGTAATGGCCGAACAGGCAAAGCGAGGCATCTTCTACAAAGAAAAGGTAGAAGTTGAGAAAAACGTCAAACTCTGGGAAAAATAA
- a CDS encoding alanine/glycine:cation symporter family protein, with translation MDATIAKQVEAALEYVAWTVLWNKYFAIMFLLLGLFLTIGTGFFQFRRFGDIFYNTLGGLFRKNKKVRESKVSSFGAFATALGGTVGNGNIAGVASAIAIGGPGALFWMWMAALVGMVTKMSEIVLTQHYKQRYEDGSSYGSAAYYIQKGLVEGKGWKWCKVLSLIFTVTMIGAFYFAPGPYTIVEALQSAFKLSGTTAIFCAIFYTGICYVIVLGGIPRIVKFAERAVPVMVLCYLSAGVLIIVKDIPAAIAGIKSIFYYAFQPYAAVGGFAGVTVMKVVQVGVARSVYSNEAGWGSSPIIHAAVDVDHPGRQGLWGAMEVFMDTMVVCTITGLMVIITGAWQTGRGGAGSVGEALGIAFGGYAPHMLAFFMIIFSLTTTTGWFSYLESLIVYCVQNKPHEERMKYVKFVRYTGPMVPLCVSMFFFYHGTVPSVVWMMLDIQSALPVYVNVIALTLLSPVIFRLVKEFETDYLNPEKAARQAAKAAAKSGTKATDEN, from the coding sequence ATGGATGCAACGATAGCAAAACAGGTAGAAGCGGCCCTTGAATATGTCGCGTGGACCGTGCTCTGGAACAAATATTTCGCAATAATGTTTCTTCTTCTCGGGTTGTTCCTCACTATCGGTACGGGCTTTTTTCAGTTCCGCCGCTTTGGAGACATATTCTATAACACACTGGGAGGTCTCTTCCGTAAGAACAAAAAAGTCAGAGAAAGCAAGGTTTCTTCTTTTGGCGCCTTTGCCACGGCGCTGGGCGGCACCGTAGGCAACGGCAATATCGCCGGCGTGGCTAGCGCGATCGCCATCGGCGGACCGGGAGCGCTCTTCTGGATGTGGATGGCGGCGTTGGTGGGAATGGTCACCAAGATGAGCGAGATCGTCCTTACTCAGCATTATAAGCAGCGCTATGAGGACGGCTCCTCATACGGAAGCGCGGCGTATTATATCCAAAAGGGACTTGTGGAGGGCAAAGGCTGGAAGTGGTGCAAGGTCCTCTCTCTTATCTTCACAGTGACGATGATCGGCGCCTTCTATTTCGCGCCAGGACCGTACACGATCGTTGAAGCCCTGCAGAGCGCCTTCAAACTTTCAGGAACTACCGCCATCTTTTGCGCGATATTCTACACCGGAATATGCTATGTTATCGTACTCGGCGGTATCCCCCGTATCGTAAAATTCGCGGAGCGCGCCGTGCCGGTGATGGTGCTCTGCTATCTGTCCGCGGGAGTGCTGATAATAGTTAAGGACATTCCTGCTGCGATCGCCGGCATCAAGTCGATATTTTACTACGCCTTCCAGCCCTATGCGGCGGTCGGAGGTTTTGCCGGAGTCACGGTGATGAAGGTCGTTCAGGTCGGAGTGGCAAGAAGCGTCTACAGCAACGAGGCCGGCTGGGGCAGCTCGCCGATTATCCACGCGGCCGTTGACGTAGATCATCCTGGACGCCAGGGCCTCTGGGGCGCGATGGAGGTCTTCATGGATACGATGGTCGTCTGCACCATCACCGGTTTGATGGTCATCATCACCGGCGCGTGGCAGACAGGACGCGGCGGCGCAGGCTCGGTCGGCGAAGCGCTGGGAATAGCCTTCGGCGGATACGCCCCGCATATGCTCGCGTTCTTTATGATAATCTTCTCCCTTACCACGACAACAGGCTGGTTCTCATATCTGGAATCGCTCATCGTCTACTGTGTTCAGAATAAGCCGCACGAAGAACGCATGAAATATGTGAAATTTGTTCGCTACACTGGACCGATGGTCCCCCTCTGCGTCTCGATGTTCTTCTTCTACCACGGAACAGTTCCCTCAGTCGTATGGATGATGCTCGATATACAGTCGGCACTGCCGGTCTACGTAAACGTCATCGCCCTGACGCTGCTCTCGCCAGTGATCTTCAGGCTGGTCAAGGAATTTGAAACTGATTACCTAAACCCTGAAAAGGCGGCGAGACAGGCGGCGAAAGCGGCGGCTAAGTCAGGAACTAAGGCAACCGACGAAAACTAA
- a CDS encoding pyrimidine/purine nucleoside phosphorylase, which produces MSEFINSVDVKVKVNIYCDGKVQSRTLRYPDGKTQTLGVYLPGEFEFHSDGPEKVVMTAGAVEVLFPGDKGWRLVETGGCYDVPANTVFKVRCSEISEYICDFL; this is translated from the coding sequence ATGTCAGAATTCATAAATTCAGTCGATGTCAAAGTAAAGGTAAATATCTACTGTGACGGTAAGGTGCAGAGCCGTACTCTTCGCTATCCGGACGGAAAGACGCAGACTCTTGGCGTATATCTCCCCGGAGAGTTTGAGTTCCATTCGGACGGTCCGGAAAAGGTAGTAATGACGGCCGGCGCGGTCGAAGTTTTGTTTCCGGGAGACAAAGGCTGGCGGCTGGTGGAGACCGGCGGCTGCTATGACGTGCCGGCGAATACCGTCTTTAAAGTCCGCTGCAGCGAAATTTCAGAGTATATCTGCGATTTTCTCTAG